Part of the bacterium genome is shown below.
CCTATATGTCATTCCGGGCTTGATCCGGAATCTCGTTTTCACGTTGTGCCTTTTATCAAAGCGGGTTAAGTGAGAGATCCTGAAACAAGTTCAGGATAACAAATTGGGTAGGCAGAAGGCAACACATCTCTATTCCGTCTTTGCGAGCGTTTATCCCGAGTACCTCCAAGGGGCCTATTAGCGTGGCAACCTCTGCCTTTGCTTTTAACTTGGATTACTAAAATGAAAACAAAAAAAATAGACTATTCTAAACTCAAAATTAAAAAAGGAAGCATAATAAAACGAAAAATCTGGTATACCCTATTTTTGTATCATATGGGTATATACCTTGGAGACGATACGGTTATAGATTTTGATAAAAAACGTAGAGGAACAAAAAGTTCAGTCAAAAAAATATCTTTAAAAGAATTTGGACGTGGCAAAAAAATCTCAGTACACGCAGAACCAAAAAACTCTAAACATGCCGAGGAGATACTTGAAATAGCCAATATACTCCTCAAACAC
Proteins encoded:
- a CDS encoding lecithin retinol acyltransferase family protein, with protein sequence MKTKKIDYSKLKIKKGSIIKRKIWYTLFLYHMGIYLGDDTVIDFDKKRRGTKSSVKKISLKEFGRGKKISVHAEPKNSKHAEEILEIANILLKHDELPGRYLLFNNCEDFVVKIYGRRYVPLAQRNYVIILILLVLNAGFLPAIIILTILIKLFKFFKNRRRVT